In Oryzihumus leptocrescens, the following are encoded in one genomic region:
- a CDS encoding response regulator transcription factor, translating to MTTTTPEARLLVVEDEPNIRELLATSLRFAGFEVHVAGDGATAIRQASEHSPDLVVLDVMLPDMDGFTVTRKLRDSGRLLPIVFVTARDSLDDKVKGLTVGGDDYVTKPFSLEEVVARIRAVLRRTRGEVAEDATLRFHDLQLDEDSHEVRRGTRVIDVSPTEFKLLRYLMLNPNRVLSKAQILDHVWDYDFRGESGIVESYISYLRRKVDADEPALIHTKRGVGYVLRLPPESA from the coding sequence GTGACGACCACGACCCCTGAGGCGCGCCTGCTCGTCGTCGAGGACGAGCCCAACATCCGCGAGCTGCTGGCCACGTCGCTGCGTTTCGCCGGCTTCGAGGTCCACGTGGCCGGCGACGGCGCCACGGCGATCCGCCAGGCCAGCGAGCACTCCCCCGACCTCGTCGTGCTCGACGTGATGCTGCCCGACATGGACGGCTTCACCGTCACCCGCAAGCTGCGCGACTCCGGCCGGCTGCTGCCGATCGTGTTCGTCACCGCGCGCGACTCCCTGGACGACAAGGTCAAGGGGCTGACCGTCGGCGGTGACGACTACGTCACCAAGCCGTTCAGCCTGGAGGAGGTCGTCGCCCGGATCCGTGCGGTGCTGCGCCGCACCCGCGGCGAGGTGGCCGAGGACGCGACCCTGCGCTTCCACGACCTCCAGCTCGACGAGGACTCCCACGAGGTGCGCCGGGGCACGCGGGTCATCGACGTCTCGCCGACCGAGTTCAAGCTCCTGCGCTACCTCATGCTCAACCCCAACCGGGTGCTGTCCAAGGCGCAGATCCTCGACCACGTCTGGGACTACGACTTCCGCGGCGAGTCCGGGATCGTCGAGTCCTACATCTCCTACCTTCGGCGCAAGGTCGACGCGGACGAGCCCGCCCTGATCCACACCAAGCGAGGCGTCGGTTACGTGCTGCGCCTGCCACCCGAGTCCGCATGA
- a CDS encoding DNA repair helicase XPB: MSDGPLIVQSDKTLLLEVDHPRAEEARRAIAPFAELERAPEHVHTYRLTPLGLWNARAAGHDAEQVVNALITHSRYAVPHALLVDVADTMDRYGRLRLGKDGERLVLHSTDRPVLEEVLRHKKIQPLLGERLDDATVVVHPSERGHLKQQLLKVGWPAEDLAGYVDGEAHPIALAEDGWALRPYQEQAVNGFWHGGSGVVVLPCGAGKTLVGAGAMAQASATTLILVTNTVSARQWRDELVRRTSLTEDEIGEYSGARKEIRPVTIATYQVLTTKRKGVYPHLDLLDARDWGLIVYDEVHLLPAPIFRMTADLQARRRLGLTATLVREDGREADVFSLIGPKRFDAPWKDIEAQGYIAPADCVEVRVTLPDGERMTYAMAEAEERYRLASCSTTKDGVVSSLVDKHRGEPTLVIGQYLDQLESLAERLDAPVITGETSVTVRQKLFQQFRTGEIGLLVVSKVANFSIDLPEASIAIQVSGTFGSRQEEAQRLGRVLRPKGDGRTAHFYTVVSRDTVDADFAAHRQRFLAEQGYAYRIVDADDVTSRD, translated from the coding sequence ATGTCTGACGGCCCCCTCATCGTCCAGAGCGACAAGACGCTCCTGCTCGAGGTCGACCACCCGCGCGCCGAGGAGGCCCGCCGGGCGATCGCCCCGTTCGCCGAGCTCGAGCGCGCCCCCGAGCACGTCCACACCTACCGGCTGACGCCGCTGGGGCTGTGGAACGCCCGCGCCGCCGGCCACGACGCCGAGCAGGTCGTCAACGCGCTGATCACGCACAGCCGGTATGCCGTGCCGCACGCCCTGCTCGTGGACGTCGCCGACACGATGGACCGCTACGGCCGGCTGCGGCTGGGGAAGGACGGCGAGCGCCTCGTGCTGCACAGCACGGACCGCCCGGTGCTGGAGGAAGTGCTGCGGCACAAGAAGATCCAGCCCCTCCTCGGGGAGCGCCTCGACGACGCGACCGTGGTCGTGCACCCCTCCGAGCGGGGGCACCTCAAGCAGCAGCTGCTCAAGGTGGGCTGGCCGGCCGAGGACCTCGCCGGCTACGTCGACGGTGAGGCCCACCCGATCGCCCTCGCCGAGGACGGGTGGGCGCTGCGGCCCTACCAGGAGCAGGCGGTCAACGGCTTCTGGCACGGCGGGTCCGGCGTCGTGGTGCTGCCGTGCGGTGCGGGCAAGACCCTCGTCGGCGCCGGCGCGATGGCGCAGGCCAGTGCCACGACGCTCATCCTGGTGACCAACACCGTCTCGGCCCGCCAGTGGCGCGACGAGCTCGTGCGGCGCACCAGTCTCACCGAGGACGAGATCGGGGAGTACTCCGGCGCCCGCAAGGAGATCCGCCCCGTCACCATCGCGACCTACCAGGTGCTGACGACCAAGCGGAAGGGCGTCTACCCGCACCTGGACCTGCTCGACGCCCGCGACTGGGGCCTCATCGTCTACGACGAGGTCCACCTGCTGCCGGCACCGATCTTCCGGATGACGGCCGACCTGCAGGCCCGGCGGCGGCTCGGGCTCACCGCCACCCTCGTGCGTGAGGACGGCCGCGAGGCCGACGTGTTCAGCCTGATCGGGCCCAAGCGATTCGACGCGCCGTGGAAGGACATCGAGGCGCAGGGCTACATCGCCCCGGCGGACTGCGTCGAAGTGCGGGTCACCCTGCCCGACGGCGAGCGGATGACCTACGCCATGGCCGAGGCCGAGGAACGCTACCGGCTCGCGTCCTGCTCCACCACCAAGGACGGCGTGGTCTCCTCCCTCGTGGATAAGCACCGCGGCGAGCCGACACTGGTCATCGGCCAGTACCTCGACCAGCTCGAGTCCCTGGCCGAGAGGCTCGACGCCCCGGTGATCACCGGTGAGACGTCGGTGACGGTGCGGCAGAAGCTGTTCCAGCAGTTCCGCACCGGCGAGATCGGCCTGCTCGTGGTCTCCAAGGTCGCCAACTTCTCCATCGACCTGCCCGAGGCCAGCATCGCCATCCAGGTCTCCGGCACCTTCGGCTCCCGCCAGGAGGAGGCCCAGCGCCTCGGCCGGGTGCTGCGCCCCAAGGGCGACGGGCGCACCGCGCACTTCTACACCGTGGTCTCCCGCGACACCGTGGACGCCGACTTCGCCGCGCACCGGCAGCGGTTCCTGGCCGAGCAGGGCTACGCCTACCGGATCGTCGACGCCGACGACGTCACCTCCCGCGACTGA
- a CDS encoding hydroxymethylglutaryl-CoA lyase, whose protein sequence is MRRPQRETVDGLPGRVTIYEVGPRDGLQNEKAVVPVEVKAEFVRRLLAAGLSTVETTSFVPATWVPQLADAEELLGLLGDAGRGRTRPVLVPNERGLDRALALGAEAVAIFGSATETFARKNLNRTVAESVTMFAPVVERARAEGAWVRAYVSMCFGDPWEGEVPIAQVVDVAQRLMDLGCDQLSLGDTIGVGTTGHVQRLLDALDAKGIGADRIGVHFHDTYGQALANTIAALRHGVTVVDASTGGLGGCPYAKSATGNLATEDLVWALDGLGIETGVDLEALVSTSTWMAGQLGRPSPSRVVKALAGSD, encoded by the coding sequence GTGCGACGACCGCAGCGGGAGACGGTGGACGGCCTGCCCGGCCGGGTCACCATCTACGAGGTCGGCCCGCGCGACGGGCTGCAGAACGAGAAAGCCGTGGTGCCGGTCGAGGTCAAGGCCGAGTTCGTCCGGCGCCTGCTGGCCGCGGGCCTGAGCACGGTCGAGACGACGTCGTTCGTCCCGGCCACGTGGGTGCCGCAGCTGGCCGACGCCGAGGAGCTGCTCGGCCTGCTCGGCGACGCCGGCCGGGGCCGCACGCGGCCGGTGCTGGTGCCCAACGAGCGGGGCCTGGACCGCGCGCTGGCCCTCGGTGCGGAGGCGGTCGCCATCTTCGGCAGCGCCACCGAGACGTTCGCGCGCAAGAACCTCAACCGGACGGTGGCCGAGTCGGTCACGATGTTCGCCCCGGTGGTCGAGCGGGCCCGGGCCGAAGGTGCCTGGGTGCGCGCCTACGTGTCGATGTGCTTCGGCGACCCGTGGGAGGGAGAGGTCCCGATCGCCCAGGTGGTCGACGTGGCGCAGCGCCTGATGGACCTCGGGTGCGACCAGCTCAGCCTGGGCGACACCATCGGGGTCGGGACCACCGGCCACGTCCAGCGACTGCTGGATGCGCTGGATGCCAAGGGGATCGGCGCCGACCGCATCGGCGTGCACTTCCACGACACCTACGGCCAGGCGCTGGCCAACACCATCGCCGCGCTGCGTCACGGCGTGACCGTGGTCGACGCCTCCACCGGCGGTCTGGGCGGCTGCCCCTACGCGAAGAGCGCGACCGGCAACCTCGCCACCGAGGACCTCGTGTGGGCCCTGGACGGCCTCGGCATCGAGACCGGCGTCGACCTCGAGGCCCTGGTGTCGACGAGCACCTGGATGGCCGGGCAGCTCGGCCGGCCCTCCCCGTCCCGGGTGGTCAAGGCCCTCGCCGGCTCGGACTGA
- a CDS encoding TrmB family transcriptional regulator, with product MPDPSLHLHLHRMVALGLNTYEAKAYLALVLRDSWAASDLATQAGIPRQRIYDVLSRLVQRGLARDRPGRVTRYSATDPDTAIQRLIAVQRQELDELSTRSQDLALTLRQAWERGQGEAEAPVRAEVLREAALAAGRSRELVDSARAELSVLVPAQEGWLLPEADAVARLREGGGLVRLLVQGPVEHLGALRDAGAQVRGTDHAVMGLVLADRRAVLVRLTSAAGATDLVVEHDAMAASLQVTFDEAWERAAQLA from the coding sequence ATGCCGGACCCCAGCCTCCACCTCCACCTGCACCGGATGGTCGCGCTGGGCCTGAACACGTACGAGGCCAAGGCCTACCTGGCGTTGGTGCTGCGAGACAGCTGGGCGGCCTCCGACCTGGCCACCCAGGCCGGGATCCCCCGGCAGCGCATCTACGACGTGCTCTCGCGCCTCGTGCAGCGTGGCCTGGCCCGCGACCGGCCCGGCCGGGTCACCCGCTACAGCGCCACCGACCCGGACACCGCCATCCAGCGACTCATCGCGGTGCAGCGCCAGGAGCTCGACGAGCTCAGCACCCGCTCCCAGGACCTCGCGCTGACGCTGCGCCAGGCGTGGGAGCGCGGCCAGGGCGAGGCGGAGGCTCCGGTGCGTGCGGAGGTGCTGCGCGAGGCCGCGCTGGCCGCCGGGCGCAGCCGCGAGCTGGTCGACTCGGCCCGGGCGGAGCTGTCCGTCCTCGTCCCGGCGCAGGAGGGCTGGCTGCTGCCGGAGGCGGACGCCGTCGCACGCCTGCGCGAGGGCGGTGGGCTGGTGCGGCTGCTGGTCCAGGGGCCGGTCGAGCACCTGGGCGCGCTCCGTGACGCCGGGGCGCAGGTGCGCGGCACCGACCACGCCGTCATGGGTCTGGTCCTCGCCGACCGGCGGGCCGTGCTGGTGCGCCTCACCTCCGCGGCTGGCGCCACGGACCTGGTGGTCGAGCACGACGCCATGGCGGCGAGCCTGCAGGTCACCTTCGACGAGGCCTGGGAGCGCGCCGCACAGCTGGCGTGA
- a CDS encoding helicase-associated domain-containing protein, protein MPASQPRAGSRARSLAEDVRGRSDAQLRALISRRPDLARPAPADLTSLAARASTRASVQRALDGLDRGGLQVLEALVVAGDPVDTDLAASLLGLGPRVLLRHVEPLWERALVWRGVDGWHVVRTVTDVMGHYPAGLGPSLADQRGALPEELATPEALARILDEAPPDARAVLDRLAWGPPIGVLSPSGPMSFAGRWLLTHHLLTAMTSDQVCLPREVALHLRGGRLHRDLALEPAPLSTTTHTAASVDAAAGGQASDLLGLVDELAADWGPRPPRVLRAGGLSVRDLRRVGSTLDVDPDRAAFLVEAAFAAGLVADDGALEPVWAPTPAYDEWQQRPSAERWVQLATAWLATGRAPHLVGGQSAGGGTVNALSSDVLWPMCRQLRWDVLRELAALPVGEAPDRASLTARIGWRRPLRTPANVDAVVAAVLREAEWLGVTGRGALGAAGRALVAGDDDAAAAAMAGDLPAPVEHVLLQADLTAVAPGRLEGRLAQFMRMVADVESRGGATVHRFSAGSVRRALDAGWTSAQVLSMLEDSSTTPVPQPLAYLVGDVARRHGQTRVGSASTYVRSDDEAVLDTMVAERALAPLQLRRIAPTVLVSPVDSVTVLEMLRDNGFAPVAETMDGGVVVPPTSHHRTPARRQPATPTAVQQVDDELADALVSALRAGEESADFERARQDRQPGGRGPLPSTDPTVTLALLREAAVERDGVWIGYADAEGRATRILFYPRRIEGGRAYGTVEGSNVERAFSIHRVTGAAPA, encoded by the coding sequence GTGCCCGCCTCCCAGCCCCGCGCCGGCTCCCGCGCGCGCAGCCTGGCCGAGGACGTCCGCGGGCGCTCCGATGCCCAGCTGCGGGCCCTGATCTCCCGGCGCCCCGACCTGGCCCGCCCCGCCCCGGCGGACCTGACCTCCCTGGCTGCCCGCGCCTCCACCCGGGCCTCGGTGCAGCGGGCGCTGGACGGCCTCGATCGCGGCGGGCTGCAGGTGCTCGAGGCCCTCGTGGTGGCCGGGGACCCGGTCGACACCGACCTGGCCGCCTCGCTGCTGGGCCTGGGCCCACGGGTCCTGCTCCGGCACGTCGAGCCGCTGTGGGAGCGGGCACTGGTCTGGCGCGGCGTCGACGGCTGGCACGTGGTCCGCACCGTCACCGACGTCATGGGCCACTACCCCGCCGGGCTCGGCCCGTCGCTGGCCGACCAGCGCGGCGCGCTGCCCGAGGAGCTCGCCACCCCCGAGGCGCTGGCCCGGATCCTCGACGAGGCCCCGCCGGACGCGCGGGCGGTGCTGGACCGGCTCGCCTGGGGTCCGCCCATCGGCGTGCTCAGCCCCTCCGGCCCGATGTCCTTCGCCGGACGGTGGCTGCTGACCCACCACCTGCTGACCGCGATGACGAGCGACCAGGTCTGCCTGCCCCGCGAGGTGGCCCTGCACCTGCGCGGCGGGCGACTGCACCGGGACCTCGCCCTCGAGCCGGCGCCGCTGTCGACCACGACGCACACCGCCGCCTCGGTCGACGCCGCGGCCGGGGGCCAGGCCTCGGACCTGCTCGGGCTCGTCGACGAGCTCGCCGCCGACTGGGGTCCGCGCCCGCCACGGGTGCTGCGCGCCGGCGGCCTGTCGGTGCGCGACCTGCGCCGGGTCGGCAGCACCCTCGACGTCGACCCCGACCGCGCGGCCTTCCTCGTGGAGGCGGCCTTTGCCGCGGGCCTGGTGGCCGACGACGGCGCCCTCGAGCCCGTCTGGGCCCCGACCCCCGCCTACGACGAGTGGCAGCAGCGCCCCTCCGCCGAGCGCTGGGTGCAGCTCGCCACGGCCTGGCTGGCGACCGGCCGCGCACCGCACCTGGTCGGCGGACAGAGCGCCGGTGGGGGCACCGTCAACGCCCTGAGCTCCGACGTGCTCTGGCCGATGTGCCGCCAGCTGCGCTGGGACGTCCTGCGCGAGCTGGCCGCCCTGCCGGTCGGCGAGGCGCCGGACCGGGCCAGCCTCACCGCCCGGATCGGGTGGCGCCGGCCGCTGCGCACCCCGGCCAACGTGGACGCCGTGGTGGCCGCGGTGCTGCGCGAAGCCGAGTGGCTCGGGGTGACCGGCCGCGGTGCGCTCGGCGCCGCCGGCCGCGCCCTGGTCGCGGGGGACGACGACGCCGCGGCCGCGGCCATGGCCGGCGACCTGCCGGCGCCGGTCGAGCACGTGCTGCTGCAGGCCGACCTGACCGCTGTCGCGCCCGGGCGGCTCGAGGGGCGACTGGCGCAGTTCATGCGGATGGTCGCCGACGTGGAGTCCCGGGGCGGCGCCACCGTGCACCGGTTCTCCGCCGGCAGCGTGCGCAGGGCGTTGGACGCGGGATGGACCAGCGCGCAGGTGCTGTCGATGCTCGAGGACTCCAGCACCACGCCGGTCCCGCAGCCGCTGGCCTACCTCGTCGGCGACGTGGCCCGCCGGCACGGCCAGACCCGCGTGGGCTCGGCCTCCACCTACGTGCGCAGCGACGACGAGGCGGTGCTCGACACGATGGTCGCCGAGCGTGCCCTGGCCCCGCTGCAGCTGCGCCGGATCGCGCCGACCGTCCTCGTCTCCCCCGTCGACTCGGTCACGGTGCTTGAGATGTTGCGGGACAACGGGTTCGCCCCGGTCGCGGAGACGATGGACGGCGGCGTCGTGGTCCCGCCCACCTCCCACCACCGAACCCCGGCACGGCGCCAGCCGGCCACGCCCACGGCCGTGCAGCAGGTCGACGACGAGCTCGCCGATGCCCTCGTCTCCGCGCTGCGGGCCGGCGAGGAGTCGGCGGACTTCGAGCGGGCACGCCAGGACCGGCAACCGGGCGGCCGCGGCCCGTTGCCCTCCACGGACCCGACGGTGACGCTGGCCCTGCTCCGTGAGGCCGCCGTCGAGCGTGACGGGGTGTGGATCGGCTACGCCGACGCCGAGGGCCGCGCCACACGGATCCTGTTCTACCCCAGGCGCATCGAGGGCGGCCGTGCCTACGGCACCGTCGAGGGCTCCAACGTCGAGCGAGCCTTCTCCATCCACCGGGTCACCGGCGCCGCCCCCGCCTGA
- a CDS encoding AMP-binding protein: MTTPEALSYSSGTSQTPLLGDTIGDNLARTVARYGDRDALVDVPSGRRWTYRELDAAVDELARGLLGRGIAAGDRVGIWSPNCAEWTLLQYATAKVGAVLVNVNPAYRSHELAYVVKQSGMRMLVSAIAHKTSDYRGMVEEVRGDCPELGEVVYIGEGSWQDLVGAGSSVGPEALAARMAGLGADDPINIQYTSGTTGFPKGATLSHHNILNNGMFVGELVGYTEADRVCLPVPFYHCFGMVMGNLAATSHGACMVIPAPSFDPAATLKAVEAERCTSLYGVPTMFIAELGLADFGSYDLSSLRTGIMAGSPCPVEVMKRVIAEMHMSEVAICYGMTETSPVSTMTRVDDDLARRTETVGRVMPHLEVKVVDPVTGRTVPRREPGELCTRGYSVMLGYWEQADKTAEAIDAARWMHTGDLATMDDAGYLSIVGRIKDMVIRGGENVYPREIEEFLYTHPAIADVQVIGVPDAKYGEELMAWVVMKPGHDPLTAEGVREFCSGQLAHYKIPRYVHVVDGFPMTVTGKIRKVEMRAQAVEILGLQDAAGVRHA; this comes from the coding sequence GTGACGACACCCGAGGCCCTGTCCTACAGCTCCGGCACCTCGCAGACCCCGCTGCTCGGCGACACCATCGGGGACAACCTCGCGCGGACCGTCGCGCGGTACGGGGACCGCGACGCGCTGGTCGACGTCCCGAGCGGGCGGCGCTGGACCTACCGCGAGCTCGACGCCGCGGTCGACGAGCTCGCGCGCGGACTGCTGGGGCGGGGCATCGCGGCCGGTGACCGCGTCGGCATCTGGTCGCCGAACTGCGCGGAGTGGACGCTGCTGCAGTACGCCACGGCCAAGGTCGGCGCGGTGCTGGTCAACGTCAACCCGGCCTACCGCAGCCACGAGCTGGCCTACGTCGTCAAGCAGTCGGGCATGCGCATGCTCGTCAGCGCGATCGCGCACAAGACCTCCGACTACCGCGGCATGGTCGAGGAGGTCCGCGGCGACTGCCCCGAGCTGGGCGAGGTCGTCTACATCGGCGAGGGCTCCTGGCAGGACCTCGTGGGCGCCGGGTCGTCCGTGGGGCCGGAGGCGCTCGCGGCGCGGATGGCCGGCCTGGGCGCCGACGACCCGATCAACATCCAGTACACGAGCGGCACCACCGGCTTCCCCAAGGGGGCCACCCTCAGCCACCACAACATCCTCAACAACGGGATGTTCGTCGGGGAGCTGGTCGGCTACACCGAGGCCGACCGGGTCTGCCTGCCGGTGCCCTTCTACCACTGCTTCGGCATGGTCATGGGCAACCTGGCGGCCACCTCGCACGGCGCCTGCATGGTCATCCCGGCGCCGTCCTTCGACCCGGCCGCAACGCTGAAAGCCGTTGAGGCTGAACGTTGCACGTCGCTCTACGGCGTGCCGACGATGTTCATCGCCGAGCTCGGGCTGGCCGACTTCGGCTCCTACGACCTGTCCAGCCTGCGCACCGGGATCATGGCCGGCTCGCCGTGCCCGGTCGAGGTGATGAAGCGGGTCATCGCCGAGATGCACATGTCCGAGGTGGCCATCTGCTACGGCATGACCGAGACCTCACCGGTGTCGACGATGACGCGGGTGGACGACGACCTTGCCCGGCGCACCGAGACGGTCGGACGGGTCATGCCGCACCTGGAGGTCAAGGTCGTCGACCCGGTCACCGGCCGGACGGTGCCGCGAAGGGAGCCGGGGGAGCTGTGCACCCGCGGCTACTCGGTGATGCTCGGCTACTGGGAGCAGGCCGACAAGACCGCCGAGGCCATCGACGCGGCCCGCTGGATGCACACCGGTGACCTGGCCACGATGGACGACGCGGGATACCTCTCCATCGTCGGCCGGATCAAGGACATGGTCATCCGCGGCGGCGAGAACGTGTACCCGCGTGAGATCGAGGAGTTCCTCTACACGCATCCGGCCATCGCCGACGTGCAGGTCATCGGGGTCCCCGACGCGAAGTACGGCGAGGAGCTCATGGCGTGGGTCGTCATGAAGCCCGGCCACGATCCGCTGACGGCCGAGGGCGTGCGCGAGTTCTGCTCCGGGCAGCTGGCCCACTACAAGATCCCCCGCTACGTCCACGTCGTCGACGGGTTCCCGATGACGGTGACCGGCAAGATCCGCAAGGTGGAGATGCGCGCGCAGGCCGTCGAGATCCTCGGCCTGCAGGATGCCGCCGGCGTCCGCCACGCCTGA
- a CDS encoding AAA family ATPase has translation MPHLLLLNGFPASGKSTLARRWVADHALALALDVDRLRGQLGRWQDQPHAAGLAARDLAESMARTHLLAGHDVVVPQFLGRRAFVDRLKQTAREAGAAFHHVVLLDGREDAVRRFHARTGRAEEAAHAEAGRMVADSGGDQELHRMYDGLLEVVRQCGPVTVLEPLDGDVEGTYARLRAALA, from the coding sequence GTGCCCCACCTCCTGCTGCTGAACGGCTTCCCGGCCTCGGGCAAGTCCACGCTCGCCCGGCGCTGGGTCGCCGACCACGCCCTGGCGCTGGCCCTCGACGTGGACCGCCTGCGCGGGCAGCTCGGCCGGTGGCAGGACCAGCCGCACGCCGCCGGCCTGGCCGCCCGGGACCTGGCCGAGTCGATGGCTCGCACCCACCTGCTCGCCGGCCACGACGTCGTCGTGCCGCAGTTCCTCGGCCGGCGGGCGTTCGTGGACCGGCTGAAGCAGACGGCGCGGGAGGCGGGCGCGGCGTTCCACCACGTCGTGCTGCTCGACGGGCGCGAGGACGCCGTCCGCCGCTTCCACGCGCGCACCGGTCGGGCCGAGGAGGCCGCGCACGCCGAGGCCGGCCGGATGGTCGCCGACTCCGGCGGCGACCAGGAGCTGCACCGCATGTACGACGGGCTGCTCGAGGTGGTGCGCCAGTGCGGGCCGGTGACCGTGCTGGAGCCGCTCGACGGCGACGTCGAGGGCACCTACGCCCGGCTGCGAGCGGCGCTGGCCTGA